The Andrena cerasifolii isolate SP2316 chromosome 14, iyAndCera1_principal, whole genome shotgun sequence genome contains a region encoding:
- the LOC143376355 gene encoding 2',5'-phosphodiesterase 12: MSILTRTFYSRCLTSIPTVSKLDQHFYKNYSRPKLQLNMNEALLRYEEGSDNFEVSLRYVNPDLNLDRQFNFNRNVNEPISNFLRRVDANINSYTMKKLNKKKKKRPHELELVNDMMDSFKNKTIKLVRDNSALDGDIICRSILEDPSNIKLVIFDTEYILKCNVPCITKMELSSSILVAFPTYPSRIESVHVDIAKSAFVWYKQEKQEWIPVGEDYLYIPSISDMGCKLKVKCTPKNDEQVGPSIEAESNTVVEAGPGPCPFEIRHNFTNSKLSGKSFRVTSYNILANIYSETDLSKDVLYPYCPQYALSMDYRKSLILKELMGYHADVICLQEVDKSVYVQDLIPSLRALNYDGVYNAKNDLREGLAIFYNGERFDKLSYDYSVLAQGTDLEEFNSVWSRIENTNVIQAFLNRSTIVQMVALRSKENSEILIVGNTHLYFRPEADHIRLLQAYYGLVYLQKCAKEIKEKNPECNVSILYCGDFNSVPENGVYQLMTQNYIPEDYADWKSCPNQHVENISLKHDLNLSSACGTPEYTNYTATFSGCLDYIFYEKDHLELEQVVPMPSEEELSLYKGLPSVVFPSDHISLCADLKWSQ, from the exons ATGTCAATATTAACGCGTACTTTCTACTCAAGATGTTTAACCTCCATCCCAACGGTCTCGAAGCTTGATCaacatttctataaaaattacTCACGGCCAAAGTTGCAGTTAAACATGAACGAGGCTCTTCTGAGATACGAAGAAGGCAGCGACAACTTCGAGGTGTCACTTCGCTACGTTAATCCTGACTTAAATCTGGACCGGCAATTCAATTTCAACAGGAACGTGAACGAGCCTATAAGTAACTTTCTTCGCAGAGTGGATGCGAACATCAACAGCTACACGATGAAAAAGCtaaacaaaaagaagaagaaacggcCCCACGAATTGGAATTGGTGAATGATATGATGGATAGTTTTAAGAACAAAACTATTAAACTCGTCAGGGACAACTCTGCCCTTGACGGTGACATTATTTGCAGATCAATTTTAGAAGATCCGTCAAACATAAAGCTGGTCATTTTTGACACCGAGTACATATTAAAATGTAACGTACCTTGCATCACCAAGATGGAACTCTCGTCGAGCATTTTAGTCGCTTTTCCCACTTATCCCTCAAGGATCGAATCGGTACACGTGGATATAGCAAAGTCAGCTTTCGTTTGGTACAAACAAGAGAAGCAGGAATGGATCCCTGTTGGCGAAGATTATTTATATATACCCAGTATATCTGATATGGGATGTAAATTGAAAGTAAAATGTACGCCAAAGAATGACGAGCAGGTTGGACCGTCGATAGAAGCTGAATCTAATACCGTAGTAGAAGCTGGTCCGGGTCCTTGTCCCTTTGAAATCAGACATAATTTCACAAACTCTAAATTGTCAGGTAAAAG TTTCAGAGTAACATCGTATAACATATTGGCAAACATATATTCGGAAACCGACTTATCCAAAGACGTTTTATACCCATATTGTCCGCAGTATGCCTTATCCATGGATTACCGAAAATCACTGATTCTAAAAGAATTAATGG GATACCATGCCGATGTAATATGTCTTCAAGAAGTGGATAAATCGGTTTATGTACAAGATTTGATACCATCTCTGCGTGCGTTGAACTATGACGGTGTGTATAACGCCAAAAATGATTTACGAGAAGGACTCGCGATATTTTATAATGGAGAGAGATTCGATAAGTTAAGTTACGATTACAGTGTACTGGCTCAAGGTACAGATCTAGAGGAATTCAATTCTGTTTGGTCACGAATCGAAAACACGAATGTGATACAGGCATTCTTGAATAGAAGTACAATTGTTCAG ATGGTAGCTCTACGATCTAAAGAGAACTCTGAAATCTTAATTGTTGGCAACACGCACCTATATTTCCGACCAGAGGCCGATCACATACGTTTGTTGCAAGCGTACTATGGCCTGGTATATTTACAGAAATGTGCCaaggaaattaaggaaaag aatccagaGTGTAATGTCAGTATCTTGTATTGTGGAGATTTTAACAGTGTTCCAGAGAATGGAGTTTATCAATTAATGACTCAAAACTACATACCAGAAGACTATGCCGATTGGAAGTCCT GTCCCAATCAACACGTGGAAAATATATCCCTCAAGCACGATCTTAATCTATCAAGCGCTTGCGGCACTCCAGAGTACACGAATTACACAGCTACCTTTTCTGGATGTTTGGATTACATATTTTATGAGAAAGACCATTTGGAACTTGAACAGGTCGTACCAATGCCCAGCGAAGAGGAGCTTAGTTTATACAAAGGTCTTCCTTCCGTGGTGTTCCCGAGCGATCATATTTCTCTGTGTGCCGATTTAAAATGGTCCCAATAA